A window of Nodosilinea sp. PGN35 contains these coding sequences:
- the mnmH gene encoding tRNA 2-selenouridine(34) synthase MnmH — MPTALDIDRFLQGSGPILDVRSPGEYDRGHIPRAVSFPLFTDEERARVGTCYKQVGREAAVELGFDIAGPKCGEFVRAAKALAPDRHLRVHCWRGGMRSGGLGWILELAGFKVVLLDGGYKAYRRWVRQVLATPKPMVILGGMTGSGKTQILHELAALGEPVLDLEGLAHHRGSSFGALLLPPQPSTEHYENLLVDQWVQYPGDRPIWLEAESRRVGTCRIPDELFAQMEAAPAVEVVRSLDERLDLLVEIYGEASTEELVAATERIRKRLGGDRTPTAVAHIQSGNLRAACAIILDYYDRAYRYDLERRQRVIPQLDITGLSPAESARLLVEKLPRLCPPLAPQVLTQNLQP, encoded by the coding sequence ATGCCCACAGCCCTCGATATCGACAGGTTCCTCCAGGGCTCTGGCCCCATCCTCGATGTGCGCAGCCCGGGGGAGTACGATCGCGGCCACATCCCACGCGCCGTCAGCTTTCCCCTGTTTACCGACGAGGAACGGGCCCGGGTGGGCACTTGCTACAAGCAGGTGGGCCGGGAGGCGGCGGTGGAACTGGGTTTCGACATCGCCGGGCCCAAGTGCGGCGAGTTTGTGCGGGCCGCCAAGGCCCTGGCCCCGGATCGCCACCTGCGGGTGCACTGCTGGCGCGGCGGCATGCGCAGCGGCGGCCTGGGTTGGATTCTGGAACTGGCCGGGTTTAAGGTGGTCCTCCTCGATGGCGGCTATAAGGCCTACCGGCGCTGGGTGCGCCAGGTGCTGGCCACCCCCAAACCGATGGTGATTTTGGGCGGCATGACCGGCAGCGGCAAGACCCAGATTCTCCACGAACTCGCCGCTCTGGGAGAGCCGGTGCTGGATCTGGAGGGGTTGGCCCACCACCGGGGCAGCAGCTTTGGGGCGCTACTGCTGCCACCCCAGCCCTCCACGGAGCACTACGAAAACCTGCTGGTGGACCAGTGGGTGCAGTATCCGGGGGACCGCCCCATCTGGCTGGAGGCGGAGAGCCGCCGGGTGGGCACCTGCCGCATCCCCGACGAGCTGTTTGCCCAGATGGAGGCGGCTCCGGCGGTGGAGGTGGTGCGATCGCTCGACGAGCGCCTGGATCTACTGGTGGAGATATACGGCGAGGCCTCAACGGAGGAGTTGGTGGCCGCGACGGAGCGAATTCGGAAGCGGTTGGGGGGCGATCGCACCCCAACCGCCGTAGCCCACATTCAGTCCGGCAACCTGCGCGCCGCCTGCGCCATCATCCTCGACTACTACGATCGCGCCTACCGCTACGACCTGGAGCGGCGGCAGCGAGTGATTCCTCAGCTCGACATTACTGGCCTCTCGCCAGCCGAGAGCGCCCGTCTGTTAGTTGAAAAACTGCCTCGGCTTTGCCCACCGCTGGCCCCACAGGTTCTGACCCAAAACCTTCAACCCTAA